A section of the Anabaena cylindrica PCC 7122 genome encodes:
- a CDS encoding DUF427 domain-containing protein, whose product MKPNPIPPQPGQESVWDYPRPAILEDTDKHLKVIFNEIILGETQKAKRVLETSHPPVYYIPGEDIKLEHLIETPKKTWCEWKGWCQYYNISVGDKYINYAAWRYIQPSPDFVGIQEYYSFYANLMDACYVNDELVKPQPGDFYGGWITSDIVGPFKGEPGTKWW is encoded by the coding sequence ATGAAACCAAATCCTATTCCCCCACAACCAGGTCAAGAATCAGTTTGGGATTATCCCCGTCCAGCAATTTTAGAAGATACTGATAAACATCTCAAAGTGATTTTTAATGAAATTATTTTAGGAGAAACCCAGAAAGCTAAAAGAGTCTTAGAAACTAGCCATCCACCAGTGTATTACATCCCTGGTGAAGACATTAAACTAGAACATTTGATAGAAACACCTAAAAAAACTTGGTGTGAATGGAAAGGCTGGTGTCAATATTACAATATATCTGTAGGTGATAAATATATCAATTATGCTGCTTGGCGATATATTCAACCAAGTCCTGATTTTGTAGGCATTCAAGAATACTATAGTTTTTATGCAAATTTAATGGATGCTTGCTATGTAAACGATGAACTAGTCAAGCCTCAACCGGGTGATTTCTACGGTGGATGGATTACTTCTGATATTGTTGGACCTTTTAAAGGTGAACCAGGAACAAAATGGTGGTAG
- the egtD gene encoding L-histidine N(alpha)-methyltransferase, with protein MLIKPLTILDDHYQDLNNDGADVIQGLTQVSKSLPAKYFYDDYGSELFEKICDLPEYYPTRTEAWILNQYADEIAQITGCCELIELGSGSSTKTRLLLDAYQKIAGSCTYLPIDVSGGILKNSVLQLQQKYPDFTIHGLLGTYEQALVHLESNYLQSRMLFFLGSSIGNFSSQESDDFLSQVAQTLNSGDYFLLGMDLQKPKDILEAAYNDSQEVTAAFNLNMLSHLNWRFQGDFDINLFKHQAIYNQVDNQIEMYLHCQESHSVSLDILNLKVSFQAGESILTEISRKFDLTNMQKQLEIQGLKTVKIWTDEKQWFGLILCQVE; from the coding sequence ATGCTAATTAAACCTTTGACAATTCTTGATGATCACTATCAAGATTTAAACAATGATGGTGCAGATGTTATTCAAGGATTAACTCAAGTTTCTAAAAGTTTACCCGCTAAATATTTTTATGACGATTATGGTTCTGAGCTATTTGAAAAAATCTGCGATTTACCTGAATATTATCCAACTCGCACAGAAGCATGGATTTTAAATCAATATGCTGACGAAATCGCTCAAATTACAGGTTGTTGTGAATTAATAGAATTAGGTAGTGGTAGTTCTACTAAAACTCGTCTTTTATTAGATGCTTATCAAAAAATTGCCGGTTCCTGTACATATTTACCTATTGATGTCAGTGGGGGAATTCTTAAAAATAGCGTTTTACAATTACAACAAAAATATCCTGATTTTACAATTCATGGATTATTAGGAACTTATGAACAAGCTTTAGTTCATCTGGAATCTAATTATTTGCAATCACGGATGCTCTTTTTTCTAGGAAGTTCTATAGGTAATTTTAGTTCACAAGAATCTGATGATTTTTTAAGCCAAGTTGCCCAAACCCTAAACTCTGGGGACTATTTTTTGCTGGGTATGGATTTACAAAAACCCAAGGATATATTAGAAGCAGCTTATAACGATAGTCAAGAAGTTACTGCTGCTTTTAATTTGAATATGCTTTCTCATCTGAATTGGCGTTTTCAAGGTGATTTTGACATTAATTTGTTTAAACATCAAGCGATTTATAATCAGGTAGATAATCAAATTGAAATGTATCTCCATTGCCAAGAAAGTCATTCTGTATCCCTAGACATTCTCAATTTAAAGGTTTCTTTTCAAGCTGGAGAAAGCATCCTTACAGAAATTTCTCGCAAGTTTGATTTAACAAATATGCAAAAACAACTCGAAATCCAAGGACTGAAAACTGTGAAAATATGGACAGATGAAAAACAGTGGTTTGGATTGATTCTTTGCCAAGTTGAATGA